The following are encoded in a window of Pseudomonas sp. JQ170C genomic DNA:
- a CDS encoding DUF1214 domain-containing protein — protein sequence MTMFKAPVLGLILIAPLCFGNAASPPATPVTADNFVRAESDKFFSRVVARGGFGTFVHNRALVPVDTQVVIRPNRDTLYSSAVFDLDAGPVTVTLPDAGQRYFSLIAINEDQYTQPLMYKPGRYQFSRESIGTRYVLLGVRTLVDPASADDMQRAHALQDQIAVEQHNGPGKFDVPRWEQASLDAVRTSLLALAATVPDSRGMFGKPQEVDPVRHLIGSASAWGGNPAQDAYYFSVTPKRNDGATRYRLVVKDVPVDAFWSISIYNAAGYFEPNAQNRYTLNNLTAKRERDGSIAVQFGGCEPQVSNCLPVTPGWNYMVRLYKPQATVLDGTWQFPEAVVEGS from the coding sequence ATGACGATGTTCAAAGCGCCTGTGCTCGGGCTCATTCTGATCGCGCCGCTGTGCTTCGGGAACGCCGCGTCGCCACCGGCTACGCCGGTGACAGCGGACAACTTCGTGCGCGCCGAATCGGATAAATTCTTCAGTCGCGTCGTTGCCCGTGGCGGCTTCGGCACATTCGTCCACAATCGGGCGCTGGTGCCGGTCGACACCCAGGTAGTGATCCGCCCGAACCGCGACACCCTGTACTCATCGGCGGTGTTCGACCTGGATGCCGGGCCGGTCACCGTCACGCTGCCCGACGCCGGCCAGCGCTATTTCTCGCTGATCGCCATCAACGAAGATCAGTACACGCAACCCTTGATGTACAAACCCGGTCGTTACCAGTTCAGCCGCGAGTCGATTGGCACACGTTATGTCCTGCTGGGTGTCCGCACCCTGGTCGACCCGGCGTCGGCCGACGACATGCAACGCGCCCACGCCCTTCAGGACCAGATAGCCGTGGAGCAGCACAATGGCCCGGGTAAATTCGACGTTCCGCGGTGGGAACAGGCAAGCCTGGATGCCGTACGGACCTCACTGCTCGCACTGGCGGCGACAGTGCCTGATTCACGGGGGATGTTCGGCAAGCCTCAAGAAGTCGATCCGGTGCGCCACCTCATCGGCAGTGCATCCGCCTGGGGCGGAAACCCTGCGCAGGATGCCTACTACTTCTCGGTGACGCCGAAACGAAACGATGGCGCCACCCGTTACCGCCTGGTGGTCAAAGACGTGCCGGTGGACGCTTTCTGGTCCATCAGCATCTATAACGCGGCCGGTTACTTTGAGCCCAATGCGCAGAACCGCTACACCTTGAACAACCTGACCGCGAAGCGGGAACGCGACGGCAGCATTGCCGTGCAGTTCGGCGGTTGCGAGCCCCAAGTCAGCAACTGCCTGCCGGTCACGCCGGGGTGGAACTACATGGTGCGACTGTACAAGCCGCAGGCGACGGTGCTCGATGGCACCTGGCAGTTTCCTGAGGCGGTGGTTGAAGGGTCGTAA
- a CDS encoding DUF1254 domain-containing protein — protein sequence MNRNTLKRIVMFAVLTMLTQAQLSVADALTPAQARVIAKQAYIYGFPLVDHYRVQYTYFQDRQHPEFKAPWNTLHNTARIYTPDDKAYPTPNADTPYSQLGADLRSEPLVLTLPPVEAGRYYSAQFVDAYTYNFGYVGSRTTGNAGGTFLLAGPDWKGTVPAGIDRVFRSETRFAFVFYRTQLEGPDDLENVKRIQAGYKVQPLSAFLGKPAPQPAPAVDFLVPLSAEAERTSLNFFKQLNFVLGFSPVHPSEVQLMKRFAPLGIGPGLNFDEGGLPEDIRAAIKAGMADAWKDFEALGQQVARGEVSTSRFLGSREFLGNNYLYRMRATVTGLYGNDREETLYPPFYLDAGGQRLDASQHRYTLRFAPGQLPPVNAFWSLTLYDAQRLLVANPLNRYLINSPILANLKRDPDGGITLYIQHQQPEQGKQANWLPAPDGPFYIAGRLYWPQPEALDGRWQAPKIQRAD from the coding sequence GTGAACAGGAACACGCTCAAACGCATTGTCATGTTTGCAGTGCTGACGATGCTCACCCAGGCCCAGTTGTCGGTTGCCGATGCGCTGACACCGGCCCAGGCCCGTGTGATCGCCAAACAAGCCTACATCTATGGTTTTCCGCTGGTGGACCACTACCGCGTGCAGTACACCTACTTCCAGGACCGCCAGCACCCGGAGTTCAAGGCGCCCTGGAACACCCTGCATAACACGGCGCGCATCTACACCCCGGACGACAAAGCCTATCCAACGCCCAACGCCGACACACCCTACTCACAGCTTGGGGCAGACCTGCGCAGCGAGCCGCTGGTACTGACCCTGCCGCCCGTGGAGGCGGGGCGTTACTACTCGGCGCAGTTCGTCGACGCCTACACCTACAACTTCGGCTACGTCGGCAGCCGCACCACCGGCAACGCTGGCGGGACCTTCCTGCTCGCCGGGCCCGATTGGAAGGGCACCGTGCCCGCGGGCATCGACCGGGTATTTCGCAGCGAAACCCGCTTTGCCTTTGTGTTCTATCGCACCCAGTTGGAAGGGCCCGACGACCTTGAAAACGTCAAGCGGATACAGGCCGGCTACAAGGTCCAGCCACTGTCCGCGTTCCTGGGAAAGCCCGCGCCACAGCCGGCGCCTGCTGTCGATTTCCTCGTGCCACTGAGCGCCGAAGCGGAGCGCACCAGCCTGAACTTCTTCAAGCAGTTGAACTTCGTCCTCGGTTTCAGCCCGGTGCATCCATCGGAAGTCCAGCTGATGAAGCGCTTTGCCCCCCTGGGCATCGGTCCGGGGCTGAACTTCGATGAGGGTGGCTTGCCCGAGGACATCCGCGCGGCCATCAAGGCCGGCATGGCGGATGCCTGGAAGGACTTCGAGGCGCTGGGCCAGCAAGTCGCCCGGGGGGAGGTCTCTACCTCGCGCTTTCTCGGCAGTCGCGAGTTCCTGGGCAACAACTACCTCTACCGCATGCGCGCCACCGTCACCGGCCTCTACGGCAATGACCGGGAGGAGACCCTCTACCCACCGTTCTACCTGGACGCCGGCGGACAGCGGCTGGACGCGTCGCAGCACCGCTACACGCTGCGTTTCGCCCCTGGCCAGCTGCCACCGGTCAATGCGTTCTGGTCGTTGACCCTTTATGACGCCCAGCGTTTGCTGGTTGCCAATCCGTTGAACCGCTACCTGATCAACTCGCCCATACTGGCGAACCTCAAGCGCGACCCGGACGGCGGCATCACCTTGTATATCCAGCATCAACAGCCGGAGCAGGGCAAACAGGCCAACTGGCTCCCGGCGCCCGATGGCCCGTTCTACATCGCCGGCCGGCTGTACTGGCCGCAACCCGAGGCCCTCGACGGCCGTTGGCAAGCGCCGAAAATTCAGCGCGCCGATTGA
- a CDS encoding alpha/beta hydrolase family protein, which produces MAEDFSRQADGTELDARHPVKIRGSAAIERVMRTSLSATVAASALATLSRPGRLQREFEALRFYEPLARAADASRVFLPPPDDIVVSQRPLPDNGIRRLQLRFESPFRPLNPFARPQFEAMQRNAFAHAQHWCHGDRPRPTLIVIHGFAADPHWLNARALSLAGFYRRGYDILLFTYPHHGLRAEPGNWFSGQGLFGNGLVAFNEAPLHAVHDLRVFINYLQARGVGQIGVTGISLGGYTAALLAAVDPRLAWCVPIVPAVSPVDVFLEWQPTGLLLSRLMRSQGIGVAEMRGLLAVHNPLTYTPCLDGERMLIIGGAGDRVTMPRHLRLLHRHWPGSALHWFAGNHVLHLGRGEYLARMGELMERYCGE; this is translated from the coding sequence TTGGCCGAAGACTTCTCGCGCCAGGCCGATGGCACCGAACTGGATGCCCGCCACCCGGTGAAAATCCGTGGCAGCGCGGCCATCGAACGGGTGATGCGCACCTCATTGTCGGCGACCGTGGCGGCCAGCGCCCTGGCGACGCTGTCCAGGCCCGGGCGCCTGCAGCGCGAGTTCGAGGCCTTGCGCTTCTACGAACCCCTGGCCCGCGCCGCAGACGCCTCGCGGGTATTCCTGCCGCCGCCCGATGACATCGTCGTTTCCCAGCGGCCGTTGCCCGACAACGGCATCCGCCGCCTGCAGTTACGCTTTGAAAGCCCGTTCCGACCGCTCAATCCGTTCGCCCGCCCGCAGTTCGAGGCCATGCAGCGCAACGCCTTCGCCCATGCCCAGCACTGGTGCCACGGCGACCGGCCGCGACCGACTCTGATCGTCATCCACGGCTTCGCCGCCGACCCGCACTGGCTCAATGCCCGCGCGCTGTCGCTGGCCGGTTTCTATCGGCGCGGCTATGACATCCTGCTGTTCACCTACCCGCACCACGGCCTGCGCGCCGAACCGGGCAACTGGTTCAGTGGCCAGGGGCTGTTCGGCAACGGCCTGGTCGCCTTTAACGAGGCGCCGCTGCATGCGGTGCATGACCTGCGGGTGTTCATCAATTATCTGCAGGCTCGCGGTGTCGGCCAGATCGGTGTGACGGGCATTTCCCTGGGGGGCTATACCGCAGCGCTGCTGGCGGCCGTCGACCCGCGGCTGGCCTGGTGCGTGCCGATCGTGCCTGCAGTCAGCCCGGTCGATGTGTTCCTTGAGTGGCAGCCCACCGGGCTGTTGCTGTCGCGGCTGATGCGCAGCCAGGGCATCGGCGTGGCCGAAATGCGCGGCCTGCTGGCGGTGCACAACCCCCTGACCTACACCCCGTGCCTGGACGGCGAACGCATGCTGATCATTGGCGGTGCCGGGGACCGGGTCACGATGCCGCGCCACCTGCGGCTGCTGCACCGGCACTGGCCGGGCAGCGCGCTGCACTGGTTTGCCGGCAACCACGTCCTGCACCTGGGCCGTGGCGAGTACCTGGCCCGCATGGGCGAACTGATGGAGCGCTACTGCGGCGAGTAG
- a CDS encoding acetolactate synthase large subunit: MSIECAPMNGAESLVRTLLESGVDTCFANPGTSEMHFVAALDRVPGMRCVLGLFEGVVTGAADGYARIAGKPAATLLHCGPGLANGLANLHNARRANSPVLNIIGDHATHHRQYDTPLTADVEGWARPVSVWTRTVTEAGAVGSAAAAALQAACTAPGGVASLILPSDVSWDAGGQVAAPLPAIPPPRVCPDAVLKAARTLRSGRSCLLLLGGSALAEEALADAHRIAAATGAQLLCCVQNARIPRGRGRFDIERMPYFGDAARARLAGIAEIILVGAPPPANFFAYPGKPSRPYADDTAVQVLARPEQDLADALRCLAEELAAPPLAPPQASADIRPGSGPLSSAAVAQSLCALLPEHAIVVDEAATFGHAFYPGTRQAAAHDWLQNTGGAIGHGLPMAVGAAVAAPGRRVIALQADGSGMYTPQALWTLARECLDVTVVIFANRKYAILQHELASVGATAGATAMSMLDLSNPDLDWVQLATGMGVDAAKTDSMEGFNTLFAMANQRPGPFLIELVV; this comes from the coding sequence ATGAGCATCGAATGCGCGCCTATGAACGGCGCAGAAAGCCTGGTCCGCACGCTGCTGGAATCAGGCGTCGACACCTGCTTCGCCAACCCCGGCACCAGCGAAATGCACTTTGTTGCCGCCCTGGATCGTGTGCCCGGCATGCGCTGCGTACTGGGCCTGTTCGAGGGGGTCGTCACCGGGGCGGCCGATGGCTATGCGCGCATCGCCGGCAAGCCGGCGGCAACGCTGCTGCACTGCGGCCCGGGCCTGGCGAACGGCCTGGCCAATCTGCACAACGCACGGCGGGCGAACTCGCCGGTGCTCAACATCATCGGCGACCACGCCACCCATCACCGCCAGTACGACACGCCGCTGACCGCCGACGTCGAAGGCTGGGCGCGGCCGGTGTCGGTATGGACGCGCACCGTTACCGAGGCCGGCGCCGTCGGCTCCGCCGCAGCGGCGGCCCTCCAGGCAGCCTGTACCGCACCGGGCGGCGTCGCCAGCCTGATCCTGCCCTCCGACGTCAGTTGGGATGCCGGGGGCCAGGTCGCCGCGCCCTTGCCGGCGATTCCCCCGCCACGCGTGTGCCCCGATGCCGTGCTGAAGGCCGCCCGAACCTTGCGCAGCGGACGCTCTTGCCTGTTGCTGCTGGGCGGCAGCGCCCTCGCCGAGGAGGCCCTGGCCGATGCCCACCGCATCGCCGCGGCGACGGGCGCGCAGCTGCTGTGTTGCGTGCAGAATGCGCGCATCCCCCGTGGCCGTGGCCGCTTCGACATCGAGCGCATGCCCTACTTCGGTGATGCCGCGCGCGCCCGGCTTGCCGGCATCGCCGAGATCATCCTGGTCGGCGCCCCGCCGCCGGCGAATTTCTTCGCCTATCCGGGCAAGCCATCGCGGCCCTATGCCGACGATACGGCGGTCCAGGTGCTGGCGCGCCCGGAACAGGATCTGGCCGACGCCCTGCGCTGCCTCGCCGAAGAACTGGCGGCGCCGCCACTGGCGCCCCCGCAGGCGAGTGCCGACATCCGGCCCGGCAGCGGCCCGCTCAGTTCAGCAGCGGTGGCGCAATCGCTGTGCGCCCTGCTCCCGGAGCACGCCATCGTGGTCGACGAGGCCGCGACCTTCGGCCATGCGTTCTACCCGGGAACCCGGCAGGCCGCCGCCCATGACTGGCTGCAGAATACCGGCGGCGCCATTGGCCACGGTCTGCCGATGGCCGTTGGCGCCGCCGTCGCCGCCCCCGGTCGGCGGGTGATTGCCCTGCAGGCCGACGGTTCCGGCATGTACACGCCCCAGGCGCTGTGGACCCTGGCCCGCGAGTGCCTGGACGTCACCGTGGTTATTTTCGCCAACCGCAAGTACGCCATCCTCCAGCACGAACTGGCCAGCGTCGGCGCCACCGCCGGTGCGACCGCCATGAGCATGCTCGACCTGAGTAACCCGGACCTGGACTGGGTACAGCTCGCCACCGGCATGGGCGTAGACGCCGCGAAGACCGACAGCATGGAGGGCTTCAATACCCTGTTCGCCATGGCCAACCAACGCCCTGGCCCGTTCCTGATCGAGCTGGTGGTATGA
- a CDS encoding MFS transporter: MNDTLSHAPDTACAPPLATRVYAKVLWRLMPFLMLAFIVNAIDRINLSFAKLRMAEDIVLSDAAYGIGAGIFYLGYILFEVPSNLYMQRVGARRTLTRIMLLWGAVTVATAFVTTANQLIAARFLLGVAEAGFFPGIILYLTYWLPASLRGRVTAGLLMSGMVAGIICGPLSGVIMAHMDGWLGFKDWQVLFILTGAPTLILGVFGWFWLTDRPEHSNWLTDDEKRQIAQAISSEPGPVSSHFGGVLREPRLYIAGLVYFCIYSGSNTVTYWIPTLIQGFGLHDLKLIGVLAALPFLVALCAMYLLGRSSDLHMERRWHLGLTMLVGAGSFALLGMLHGNVTLAIVLMSLGSAAALSAIPLFWTIPPALLDKAGAAGGIAIISSLGNLAGVLSQATVGAIKSASGSLYLAFDVMAVVMVIGALVLLIGIPAHCLKEGRG; encoded by the coding sequence ATGAACGACACCCTTTCGCACGCCCCGGACACCGCTTGCGCCCCTCCGCTTGCAACGCGCGTCTACGCCAAAGTGTTATGGCGCCTGATGCCCTTTCTGATGCTGGCCTTCATCGTCAACGCCATCGACCGGATAAACCTGTCGTTCGCCAAGCTGCGCATGGCCGAGGACATCGTGCTCAGCGACGCCGCCTACGGTATTGGCGCGGGGATCTTCTACCTGGGCTACATCCTTTTCGAGGTGCCCAGCAATCTGTACATGCAGCGTGTCGGCGCTCGCCGCACCCTGACCCGGATCATGTTGCTGTGGGGTGCGGTGACCGTGGCGACGGCCTTCGTCACCACGGCCAACCAACTGATCGCTGCACGCTTCCTGCTGGGGGTGGCAGAGGCCGGGTTCTTCCCCGGGATCATCCTGTACCTGACCTACTGGCTGCCGGCATCCCTGCGCGGACGCGTCACGGCCGGGCTGTTGATGTCGGGCATGGTGGCCGGCATCATCTGCGGGCCGCTGTCGGGCGTGATCATGGCCCACATGGATGGCTGGCTGGGCTTCAAGGACTGGCAAGTGCTGTTCATTCTGACCGGTGCCCCCACCCTGATACTGGGCGTGTTCGGCTGGTTCTGGCTGACGGATCGTCCCGAGCACTCCAATTGGCTGACCGACGACGAAAAGCGCCAGATCGCCCAGGCGATTTCCAGTGAGCCGGGCCCGGTCAGCAGCCATTTCGGCGGTGTGCTGCGCGAGCCGCGCCTGTACATTGCCGGGCTGGTCTACTTCTGCATCTACAGCGGCTCGAACACTGTCACCTACTGGATTCCGACGCTGATCCAGGGCTTCGGGCTGCATGACCTGAAACTGATCGGCGTGCTCGCGGCCCTGCCGTTTCTCGTCGCCCTGTGCGCCATGTACCTGCTGGGGCGCAGTTCCGACCTGCACATGGAGCGCCGCTGGCACCTGGGCCTGACCATGCTGGTGGGTGCCGGCAGCTTTGCCCTGCTGGGGATGCTGCACGGCAATGTGACGCTGGCGATCGTGCTCATGAGCCTCGGTTCGGCCGCCGCGCTGTCGGCCATCCCGCTGTTCTGGACCATCCCTCCGGCACTGCTGGACAAGGCCGGCGCCGCCGGCGGCATTGCGATCATCAGCAGCCTGGGCAACCTTGCCGGGGTGCTGAGCCAGGCTACGGTCGGGGCAATCAAGTCGGCCAGCGGCAGCCTGTATCTGGCCTTCGATGTGATGGCCGTGGTGATGGTGATCGGGGCGCTGGTCCTGCTGATCGGCATTCCCGCGCACTGCCTCAAGGAAGGGCGCGGTTGA
- a CDS encoding acyl-CoA thioesterase, whose amino-acid sequence MSRKAYRPRREDFRYSYTVGTRWADHDSYGHVQNIVYYSFFDSAISHFLVGQGTLDIGNSPVIGLIVESSCTFLSPITFPDDVTVGLRITHLGNSSARYELGVFRNDEDEACALGYVVYVYVDRSSNAPVAIPRLIRDELLRLVD is encoded by the coding sequence ATGAGTCGCAAGGCCTACCGTCCCCGTCGCGAGGACTTTCGCTACAGCTACACCGTCGGCACCCGCTGGGCAGACCATGATTCCTACGGCCATGTGCAGAACATCGTCTACTACTCGTTCTTCGATTCGGCCATCAGTCATTTTCTGGTGGGCCAGGGCACCCTGGACATCGGCAACAGCCCGGTCATTGGCTTGATCGTCGAGTCCAGCTGCACCTTCCTCTCGCCCATCACCTTTCCCGACGATGTGACGGTGGGGTTGCGTATCACCCACCTGGGCAACAGCAGCGCGCGGTATGAGCTGGGGGTTTTCCGCAACGACGAGGACGAGGCGTGCGCACTGGGCTACGTGGTCTATGTGTACGTGGATCGCAGCAGCAACGCGCCGGTTGCCATACCCCGGTTGATTCGTGACGAGTTGCTCAGGCTGGTGGACTGA
- a CDS encoding iron-containing alcohol dehydrogenase has product MLSMVFNTTRSIIIERGGASRLATQVHNLGASSVLLVTDAGVVAAGLLDRVLAGLAAADVPVRVFSEVLADPPESVILAAVEAGRACGADCVIGFGGGSSLDAAKLAALLLRSGEQLTQIYGINQSKGTRLPLILVPTTAGTGSEVTAVSVVTTGAGEKNVVISSTLLPDLAVLDAELTLGLPAHITAATGIDAIVHAVEAYTSRHLKNPLSDCLAKDALRMLCANLDQACRDGTDLAARESMLLGACLAGMAFANSPVAAVHALAYPIGARFHVPHGVSNALLLGAVMRFNLEAAAPLYAQLAAIVLPDVGGSELQRARALTDHLGSLAGNLKLPTRLRDVGIGEDDIQALAEDAMKQSRLLGNNPRAVTLADVQALYGEIL; this is encoded by the coding sequence ATGTTATCAATGGTCTTCAATACCACCCGTTCGATCATCATCGAGCGCGGTGGCGCCAGCCGCCTTGCCACGCAGGTGCACAACCTGGGCGCCAGCTCCGTGCTGCTGGTGACCGATGCCGGGGTCGTGGCTGCCGGGTTGCTCGACCGGGTGCTGGCCGGTCTTGCCGCTGCAGACGTGCCGGTGCGGGTATTTTCCGAGGTGCTGGCCGACCCGCCGGAGTCGGTGATCCTGGCGGCGGTGGAAGCGGGCAGGGCCTGCGGCGCCGATTGCGTCATCGGTTTTGGCGGCGGCAGTTCGCTGGATGCCGCCAAGCTGGCGGCGCTGTTGTTGCGCAGCGGTGAGCAACTGACACAGATCTACGGCATCAACCAGAGCAAGGGCACGCGCCTGCCATTGATCCTGGTGCCAACCACTGCCGGCACTGGCTCGGAGGTGACGGCCGTGTCGGTGGTCACCACCGGCGCTGGCGAGAAGAACGTGGTGATTTCGTCAACCCTGCTGCCCGACCTGGCCGTGCTGGATGCCGAGCTGACCCTGGGGCTGCCTGCACACATCACTGCCGCGACCGGTATCGACGCCATTGTCCATGCGGTTGAAGCCTACACCAGCCGCCATCTGAAGAATCCGCTCTCCGACTGCCTGGCCAAGGATGCCCTGCGCATGCTGTGCGCCAACCTCGATCAAGCCTGCCGCGACGGCACTGACCTGGCGGCCCGGGAAAGCATGTTACTGGGGGCCTGCCTGGCCGGGATGGCCTTTGCCAACTCGCCGGTGGCGGCGGTCCATGCACTGGCCTACCCGATCGGCGCGCGCTTCCATGTGCCGCACGGGGTGTCCAACGCACTGCTGCTGGGGGCTGTGATGCGCTTCAACCTGGAGGCGGCGGCGCCGCTCTACGCGCAGTTGGCCGCAATCGTACTGCCGGACGTGGGCGGCAGTGAGCTGCAAAGGGCCCGTGCCCTGACCGATCATCTGGGGAGCCTGGCGGGTAACCTGAAGCTGCCGACCCGGCTGCGCGACGTGGGAATCGGCGAGGACGATATCCAGGCCCTGGCAGAGGATGCGATGAAGCAGTCGCGCCTGCTCGGCAACAATCCGCGTGCGGTGACGCTGGCCGACGTACAAGCCCTCTACGGAGAAATACTATGA
- a CDS encoding acyl-CoA synthetase, producing MYLTQGLHRSLQIHPDRIATTFRGRHRTYREIHARVSSMASGLRNLGMTDNDRVGILALNADRYIELMLSIWWGGGVINPVNIRWSVPEILYSLDDCDTRILFVDDNYLSMAEAIGASAKCPPLMIHMGEGTTPAGMLSFEQLIADNAPMQDLNRGGGDIASIMYTGGTTGRPKGVIQTHLNLWSSAISRLAGQSIGEGASVLHVAPMFHIASLGRVILQLVAGQPHVILPAFDVLAVLQTIERERVVEMVLVPTMLQALITHPDFARYDLSSLRRLSYGASPITAPLLELTLERLPGVAFIHGYGMTETSLISNNGPESHSAEGIASGRIRSAGRSVMGVSVRIVDEDYNEVPRHTVGEIQVMGANVMSGYWNRPKESAHALSGGWLNTGDGGYLDEEGYLFIVDRLKDMIVSGGENIYSAEVENALASHAAVGSCAVIGVPSERWGEAVHAIIVLKPGVDASDSDIIEHCRQRIAGYKCPKSVAFVDSLPLSAAGKILKRDLRESYCRGVS from the coding sequence ATGTACCTGACCCAAGGCCTGCATCGATCCTTGCAAATTCACCCTGATCGGATCGCGACGACGTTCCGTGGACGGCACCGTACTTACCGCGAGATTCACGCGCGGGTGTCCAGTATGGCCAGCGGCCTGCGTAACCTGGGAATGACTGACAACGACCGCGTCGGCATACTGGCTCTGAACGCCGACCGCTACATAGAACTCATGCTTTCGATCTGGTGGGGCGGCGGGGTGATCAATCCGGTGAACATCCGCTGGAGCGTGCCGGAAATCCTCTACTCGCTGGATGACTGCGATACTCGCATTCTGTTTGTCGATGACAACTACCTCTCGATGGCCGAAGCCATCGGTGCCTCGGCGAAGTGTCCGCCATTGATGATTCACATGGGCGAAGGTACCACCCCGGCAGGCATGCTCTCGTTCGAGCAACTGATCGCTGACAACGCGCCCATGCAAGATCTCAATCGGGGCGGTGGCGACATTGCCTCCATCATGTACACCGGCGGTACAACCGGCCGACCGAAGGGCGTGATTCAAACACACTTGAATCTGTGGTCGTCGGCCATCTCTCGCCTGGCGGGCCAGTCGATTGGGGAGGGTGCGTCGGTATTGCATGTGGCGCCGATGTTTCATATCGCCTCCCTGGGACGCGTCATCCTTCAACTGGTCGCCGGACAGCCACACGTCATCCTGCCTGCGTTCGATGTGCTGGCCGTGTTGCAGACCATTGAGCGAGAACGCGTGGTGGAGATGGTGCTGGTGCCGACCATGCTTCAGGCGCTGATTACCCATCCCGACTTTGCCCGCTATGACCTGAGCAGCCTCAGGCGCTTGTCCTACGGTGCGTCGCCTATTACCGCACCCCTGTTGGAGTTGACCCTTGAGCGGCTGCCGGGCGTAGCGTTCATTCATGGTTACGGCATGACCGAAACTTCGCTCATCTCCAACAATGGCCCGGAAAGCCACAGCGCTGAAGGCATCGCCAGCGGCCGGATACGTTCGGCCGGACGATCCGTGATGGGTGTGTCGGTTCGTATTGTCGACGAGGACTACAACGAAGTGCCTCGCCACACGGTCGGTGAAATCCAGGTCATGGGGGCGAACGTCATGTCGGGATACTGGAATCGCCCGAAGGAATCGGCCCACGCCTTGTCAGGTGGCTGGCTGAACACCGGTGATGGCGGGTACCTGGACGAAGAGGGTTACCTGTTCATCGTCGACCGTCTCAAGGACATGATTGTCAGCGGTGGCGAGAACATCTACTCGGCGGAAGTCGAGAACGCACTCGCCAGTCACGCGGCGGTAGGGAGTTGCGCGGTGATCGGCGTTCCGAGTGAGCGCTGGGGTGAGGCCGTGCACGCGATCATCGTCCTCAAGCCTGGTGTCGATGCCAGTGACTCGGACATCATCGAGCATTGCCGGCAACGCATCGCCGGCTACAAGTGCCCGAAAAGCGTTGCCTTCGTCGACAGCCTGCCGCTGTCTGCCGCCGGCAAGATCCTTAAGCGCGATCTGCGCGAGTCTTACTGTCGTGGTGTCAGCTGA